The DNA region GGGCGCTCCCCCGTGCGGCCGCTCGCGGCGCCCAAGGTGGTGCTGTTCGCCGCCGACCACGGGGTGGCGGCCCTCGGGGTCTCCCGGCTGCCCGCCCGGGGCGGCACCGCGGCGCGCGTCCGGGCCGTCCTCGACGGCACCGCGCCGGTCGCCCTGCTCGCCCGGCGCTTCGGTGCCGGACTGCGGGTGGTCGACGTCGCGGTCGACACGGACGCCGCGGACTTCCCCGACGAGGTGACCGCCCACCGGGTGCGGCGCGGCTCCGGACGGATCGACGTCGAGGACGCGCTGAGCCCGGAGGAGACCGTCAAGGCGTTCCGGGCCGGGATGGCCGTCGCCGACGAGGAGGCCGACGCCGGGACCGACCTGGTGGTGCTGGGCGACCTCGGGGTCGGTGCGACCACGGTGGCGGCGGTGCTGGTCGGCGTGCTCTGCGGGACGGACGCGGCGGCGGTCACCGGGCGCGGCTCGGGCATCGACGACAAGGTGTGGATGGTCAAGTGCGCGACCGTCCGGGACTCGCTGCGGCGGGCCAGGCCGGTCCTCGGCGACCAGCTGGCGCTGCTCGGCGCGACCGGCGGCGCGGACTTCGCGGCGATCACCGGGTTCCTGCTGCAGGCCGCGGTGCGCAAGCTGCCGGTGGTGCTCGACGGCGTGGTCTCCTCGGCGTGCGCGCTGGTCGCGCAGCGGATCGCGTTCCGGGCGCCCGAGTGGTGGCGGGCCGGGCAGTCCAGCGGCGAGCCGGCGCAGGCCAAGGCGTACGACCGGCTGACGCTGACGCCGCTGCAGGAGCAGGGCATCACGATGGGCGAGGGCGTGGGCGCGCTGATGGCGCTGCCGCTGCTGCAGGCCGCGTCGGACACGCTGGCGGAGAAGGCGCCGGCGCCGTTCGTGCCGGCCGCGCCGAAGGAGCCGGCGAAGCTGCCGTCGGCGGCGGAGCTGCTGGGCCGGCTGTAGGACGAGGCCGCAGGGCCACGGCCCCCGGGCCGCCGGACCGCCGTCACCGACGGCCTCCGGCGGACCGGGGGCCTTTCACCGTGCGCGGCGCCCGGTGGCGCCCCGGGGCGCGCGGGCGGCGGGCCGGCGAGGAGTACGGAAGGCTGGTCAGGGTGGAGGCACGGGCGATGGCGGAGGGACAGGGAGCGGACGGCCCGGGACCGGACGGGCGCGCCGGGTGGGCGGACGGGCTGCGGTTCGCGTTCGGGACGCTGTCGGTGCTGCGGGTCCGGGTCGAGCGCTGGGACCGGGCCGCGGGCGGCCGGGCGATGATCGCCGCGCCGCTGGTCGGCGTCGTCCTCGGCGCGGCGGCCGCGGGCACCGGGGCGCTGGTGGCCCGGCTCGCGGGCGGACCGCTCGGGGCGGTCGCGGCCGTCGCGGTGCTCGCGGCACTGACCCGGGGGCTGCACCTGGACGGTCTCGCCGACGTCGCCGACGGCCTGGGCAGCGGCAAGCCCGCCGAGGACGCGCTGCGCATCATGAAGCAGTCGGACATCGGGCCGTTCGGCGTCCTCACCCTCGTCCTGGTCCTGCTGGCGCAGGTCGCCGCGCTGTCCGGGCAGTTCTCCGCCTCCCCGCTGCGCGGCGCACTGGCCGTGCTCGCGGCGGCGGTGGCCGCGCGGTGCGCGCTCGCCTGGGGGTGCCTGCGGTCGGTGCCGGCCGCCCGGCCGGGCGGGCTCGGCGCGATGGTGGCGAGCACGGTGACGCCGGCCGCGGCGGCGCTGTCGACCGGCGCCGCGGCACTGCTGACCGCGCTCGCCGGACTGGCGGACGACTGGTCAGCCCTGCGGCTGCCACTGGCCGTTGTGATCGGCGCGGGCTGTGCCGCACTGCTGCTGCGGCGCTGTGTGCGGCGGTTCGGCGGGATCACCGGGGACGTGCTCGGCGCGATGGCGGAGACCGCCGCGACCGGGGCCCTGCTCACGATCGCGCTGGCGGGCTGAGTTCGGCGCCGAAGCGCCCGCGCCGAAAGGCGGTACACCGGGCGGCGCGTGATCCCAGCATGCGGACTACCATGCGGGGAGCACCGCAGCCCTGCACCGTCGCAGGTCCTGCCCGGCTGACGCGCGTTGGGACGCCGGGGCCTCTGGTGTGTGCGGCCGCCGCAGGGCGGCGGGGGCACACAGCCAGGGGTCCCGGGTCCGGCGGGCGCCGGC from Kitasatospora sp. NBC_00458 includes:
- a CDS encoding nicotinate-nucleotide--dimethylbenzimidazole phosphoribosyltransferase; the encoded protein is MDTTVDLDTFSSLVERPDESARRAAEERWQELDRPRNGLGRLEELGAWLSSVQGRSPVRPLAAPKVVLFAADHGVAALGVSRLPARGGTAARVRAVLDGTAPVALLARRFGAGLRVVDVAVDTDAADFPDEVTAHRVRRGSGRIDVEDALSPEETVKAFRAGMAVADEEADAGTDLVVLGDLGVGATTVAAVLVGVLCGTDAAAVTGRGSGIDDKVWMVKCATVRDSLRRARPVLGDQLALLGATGGADFAAITGFLLQAAVRKLPVVLDGVVSSACALVAQRIAFRAPEWWRAGQSSGEPAQAKAYDRLTLTPLQEQGITMGEGVGALMALPLLQAASDTLAEKAPAPFVPAAPKEPAKLPSAAELLGRL
- a CDS encoding adenosylcobinamide-GDP ribazoletransferase; its protein translation is MAEGQGADGPGPDGRAGWADGLRFAFGTLSVLRVRVERWDRAAGGRAMIAAPLVGVVLGAAAAGTGALVARLAGGPLGAVAAVAVLAALTRGLHLDGLADVADGLGSGKPAEDALRIMKQSDIGPFGVLTLVLVLLAQVAALSGQFSASPLRGALAVLAAAVAARCALAWGCLRSVPAARPGGLGAMVASTVTPAAAALSTGAAALLTALAGLADDWSALRLPLAVVIGAGCAALLLRRCVRRFGGITGDVLGAMAETAATGALLTIALAG